A DNA window from Helianthus annuus cultivar XRQ/B chromosome 15, HanXRQr2.0-SUNRISE, whole genome shotgun sequence contains the following coding sequences:
- the LOC110913834 gene encoding B3 domain-containing transcription factor LEC2-like, with product MARANRKQLCDSKKINASSSSASKKPSKKTNSGRNKGGDQDDHIIYTRDNVKLSMLLRKLLTSTDVGNLGRILLPKREAEENLPDLASKEGMVIVMKEVLSNTEWRIRYRYWANQKGNIYLFDHCLDFVKKNSLEEGDFLELYEDEAKNLYFMIQRKEKDATESFNSQEDVGESYLSMMLETTEEEDLSLRMLVEEFNDNDKANTLGSL from the exons ATGGCAAGAGCAAACAGAAAACAATTGTGTGATAGCAAGAAAATAAATGCATCATCAAGCTCTGCATCAAAGAAACCAAGCAAGAAAACAAATTCAGGACGCAACAAAGGTGGCGATCAAGACGACCATATCATTTATACCCGAGACAATGTG AAGCTTAGCATGTTGCTGCGGAAACTGTTAACATCTACTGATGTTGGAAATCTAGGAAGAATTTTGCTCCCAAAG AGGGAGGCTGAGGAAAATCTACCAGACCTTGCATCCAAAGAGGGAATGGTCATAGTAATGAAAGAGGTTTTATCAAATACCGAGTGGAGAATTAGGTACAG GTACTGGGCGAATCAGAAGGGTAACATATATCTTTTTGATCATTGTT TGGACTTTGTGAAGAAAAATTCCTTGGAAGAGGGAGATTTTCTGGAACTTTACGAAGATGAAGCGAAAAATCTT TACTTTATGATACAGAGGAAGGAAAAAGATGCAACAGAATCTTTCAATTCGCAAGAGGATGTAGGCGAAAGTTATCTTTCTATGATGTTGGAAACAACTGAAGAGGAAGACTTGTCTTTAAGGATGCTTGTCGAAGAATTCAATGATAACG